One part of the Bdellovibrio sp. KM01 genome encodes these proteins:
- a CDS encoding IucA/IucC family siderophore biosynthesis protein — protein sequence MNLKANTLHSGSAWVRVNQNLVAKSLQELSYEQILKPLTTDGQNFVFALQSGIEYHCQGWQGIWTDIKVESDSIVRVVDGVKMPVKSAGQFFIDCQKETGMDDIILGNFLEEMHNTLFSDLRIEQKQAEQTSTEMTKWSGLKIQSILNGHPKLLLNKGRITWSEGDLAEFAPESQPLLRLMWLAVRKNSALAAQMPGVSTEIILAQSMDEAELKRFNQVLTDLEINKSEHVFVPAHPWQWDRFIQVQFAGELSTGVIKALGVFGDQYQPQISIRTLSNVSRPGLWDIKLPVTILNTSSIRGIAAKYIPVGGELSQKMNDICAKDDVLKNVQVLSEKAGVSFQHPIYKQVALAPYRYHEYLGAIWRECAESKTGAGEFSVLTGSFFHKDTEGDSLLGAYVKSSGLTMSQWLRKYFEVVVVPLYHLQLKYGIGLVSHGQNIVLKLKDHAPVGLIIKDFQGDLRVAKGSVLVEESANLASHLLQLPRNYLIHDLFTGHFVTVLRFISEVLQECDGYSEYEFYGILGEVLRDYLSTTGKNLNVDDSVNLLAEKMPRVLVNKVRFKIGYADSHERPVPMVGDELMNPIVLGLNKGAL from the coding sequence GTGAATTTAAAAGCGAACACTCTTCATTCTGGATCTGCATGGGTGCGGGTGAATCAGAACCTGGTGGCGAAAAGCCTTCAGGAGCTGAGCTATGAGCAAATTCTGAAGCCATTGACGACAGACGGCCAGAACTTTGTGTTCGCATTGCAAAGTGGTATCGAATATCACTGTCAGGGTTGGCAGGGGATCTGGACCGATATCAAAGTCGAATCCGACTCCATCGTACGCGTTGTTGACGGCGTTAAAATGCCGGTGAAAAGTGCTGGTCAATTCTTTATCGACTGCCAAAAAGAAACCGGCATGGATGACATTATTCTTGGAAACTTCCTGGAAGAAATGCACAACACGCTGTTTTCGGATTTGCGGATCGAACAAAAACAAGCAGAACAAACTTCGACTGAAATGACGAAGTGGTCCGGCCTCAAAATTCAGTCGATCCTCAATGGCCATCCGAAACTTTTGCTTAATAAAGGTCGTATCACGTGGAGTGAAGGGGATTTAGCAGAGTTTGCTCCGGAAAGTCAGCCCTTGCTTCGTTTGATGTGGTTGGCAGTTCGTAAAAACTCCGCCTTGGCAGCACAAATGCCAGGAGTAAGTACGGAAATTATTTTGGCGCAGTCCATGGATGAAGCAGAACTAAAGCGTTTCAATCAAGTACTGACTGACCTTGAAATCAACAAGTCGGAACACGTTTTTGTTCCGGCTCACCCATGGCAGTGGGATCGTTTTATTCAGGTTCAATTTGCCGGCGAGCTTTCCACGGGCGTTATCAAGGCTTTGGGAGTTTTCGGTGATCAATATCAACCGCAAATTTCGATTCGTACGCTTTCAAACGTCAGTCGTCCGGGGCTATGGGATATCAAACTTCCAGTTACTATCCTAAACACTTCCAGTATTCGTGGAATTGCCGCGAAATACATTCCGGTGGGTGGTGAGCTGTCCCAAAAGATGAACGACATTTGCGCGAAAGACGACGTTCTTAAAAATGTCCAAGTCTTAAGTGAAAAAGCCGGCGTAAGCTTTCAACATCCGATTTATAAACAAGTGGCCCTGGCGCCGTACCGTTATCACGAATATTTGGGCGCCATCTGGAGAGAGTGCGCAGAATCCAAAACCGGCGCCGGTGAGTTTTCAGTTCTTACTGGTAGTTTCTTTCATAAAGATACAGAAGGTGATTCTTTGCTGGGTGCTTATGTGAAGTCTTCGGGGCTGACCATGTCCCAATGGCTTCGCAAGTATTTCGAAGTCGTGGTGGTGCCGTTGTACCATCTGCAATTGAAGTACGGCATCGGCCTGGTTTCCCACGGCCAAAACATTGTTTTGAAACTTAAAGATCACGCTCCGGTGGGTTTGATCATTAAAGACTTCCAGGGTGATCTTCGTGTGGCGAAGGGTTCTGTTCTGGTAGAGGAGTCTGCGAACTTGGCGAGCCATTTGTTGCAGCTTCCGCGCAATTATTTGATTCACGATTTGTTCACGGGACATTTTGTCACGGTTCTACGGTTTATCTCTGAAGTTTTACAAGAGTGCGACGGATACTCAGAATACGAATTTTACGGAATTCTGGGTGAGGTCCTTCGCGATTATCTTTCAACTACGGGGAAAAACCTGAATGTGGATGACAGCGTCAACCTTCTGGCGGAAAAAATGCCTCGTGTGCTGGTAAATAAGGTGCGTTTCAAGATCGGCTATGCCGACTCCCACGAACGCCCGGTCCCCATGGTCGGTGACGAACTTATGAATCCCATTGTGTTGGGATTGAATAAAGGAGCACTGTAA
- a CDS encoding GNAT family N-acetyltransferase → MKQTYLHVQEKKNFTAELADGVLTVSGPESAVKYNIEDSGDKVQLHAQESSSAASLVATEHLFAHKPELKTISLNQIATHRADFYQNPALWCTYGTQTLKAEQWMYSGDVRHPIRPQPHPGELLYSRFVPSIGKTISFRVVDVETDLKTFHFWHNQPYVNEFWELAKPEAELKEYLEKGLADLHSIPTFVEFDGVPVGYFEMYWTLEDRLGPYYDSEAFDRGFHLLIGNMEYLGFKNTDAILKSASHYLFLEEPRTRKIMAEPRSDNQRIIRYVETFPAWRKVKEFDFPHKRAALLECRREKFFLGNFL, encoded by the coding sequence ATGAAACAAACTTACTTGCATGTTCAAGAAAAGAAGAACTTTACAGCAGAATTGGCTGACGGAGTTCTGACCGTTTCAGGACCAGAATCAGCAGTGAAATATAATATCGAAGACAGTGGCGATAAAGTTCAACTGCATGCCCAGGAGTCTTCTTCGGCAGCATCGTTAGTTGCCACGGAGCATCTTTTTGCCCACAAGCCCGAGCTTAAAACAATTTCGCTCAATCAGATCGCAACTCATCGTGCCGACTTTTATCAAAATCCCGCTTTATGGTGCACGTATGGGACGCAAACTTTGAAAGCCGAACAGTGGATGTATTCCGGCGATGTTCGTCATCCGATTCGCCCACAGCCACATCCTGGAGAATTGCTTTATTCTCGTTTCGTTCCAAGCATCGGAAAGACAATCAGTTTCCGCGTAGTGGACGTTGAAACTGATCTTAAGACTTTTCACTTCTGGCACAATCAACCTTATGTCAACGAATTCTGGGAACTGGCAAAACCAGAGGCTGAACTTAAAGAATATCTTGAAAAAGGTTTAGCGGATTTGCATTCCATTCCAACTTTCGTTGAATTCGATGGTGTTCCTGTAGGTTATTTTGAAATGTACTGGACTTTGGAAGATCGCTTGGGCCCGTACTATGACTCTGAAGCCTTTGATCGTGGTTTCCATCTATTGATTGGAAACATGGAATACCTGGGCTTCAAAAATACCGACGCCATTCTAAAATCAGCCAGCCACTACTTGTTCCTGGAAGAACCACGCACGCGCAAGATCATGGCTGAGCCGCGTTCAGACAATCAGCGTATTATTCGTTACGTTGAGACATTCCCAGCATGGAGAAAAGTGAAGGAATTTGATTTCCCTCATAAACGTGCAGCCCTCCTAGAATGTCGTCGCGAAAAGTTCTTTTTAGGGAACTTCCTGTGA
- a CDS encoding IucA/IucC family siderophore biosynthesis protein yields MNLHELSLRHSASCFFNSLFREWFDYSIIEAPAAISVKTGCKQALVVNLNDGAAMFLPLTRSSLMGRHQYHSLFFIQKDSVLTEADFLTVASELVKHLTTIFPNSVGNDAVFMERLKNSVENIELALGHRQKDLKSIYSGPMSFQQAEQGLMIGHNFHPYPKMREGFDEADYRQYSPEMAGSFALNWFLAKPEILANEKADKFQVEQWTLDAFLKDFENSEQASAKLKAGFIPFPVHPWQKQHLLKNSVVQSYLQKGDLLDLGSADKKWYPTTSLRSIYGAHSPYMMKFSLTLRLTNSIRHLTPVEVVRGLQVYDVFMTSKAQEFSRKHPQFHIVFEPAFMALKDAAGEILTESIVVCRENPFTENNNEEAVVLSTLAQDNPLGGENLIQKAIRKEAEKTHRSLREISEQWFARYLEVAVKPLVHAQANYGILLGAHQQNLILSLKANFPEKAYFRDCQGTGYSHFGFSLYGKDVSSLKMENGNILDDKGNILFAYYLMINSTFNVIAAIAADGWVSEDQLVTDLRNFLLAIRASNPQDLSCLNYLLDHAEIWHKGNFTCSLQNLNENTTANPLAIYNLIKNPIAAAITAKA; encoded by the coding sequence ATGAATTTGCACGAGCTTTCTCTTCGTCATTCAGCTTCTTGTTTCTTTAATTCTCTGTTCCGTGAGTGGTTTGATTACTCCATTATCGAAGCACCTGCAGCTATTTCTGTTAAGACGGGTTGTAAGCAAGCCTTGGTGGTGAATCTGAATGATGGCGCGGCCATGTTCTTGCCGCTGACACGCAGTTCTTTGATGGGGCGCCATCAGTATCATTCTTTATTCTTCATTCAAAAAGACAGCGTTCTGACAGAAGCTGACTTTTTGACGGTGGCTTCTGAGTTGGTGAAACATTTAACGACCATTTTCCCGAACAGCGTTGGCAATGATGCCGTCTTTATGGAGCGCCTAAAAAACAGCGTGGAAAACATAGAGCTGGCTTTGGGACACCGTCAGAAAGACTTGAAAAGCATTTACTCTGGGCCCATGAGTTTTCAACAGGCTGAACAAGGTCTGATGATCGGTCATAATTTTCATCCCTATCCCAAAATGCGGGAAGGCTTCGATGAAGCCGACTATCGTCAGTATTCTCCAGAAATGGCGGGAAGTTTTGCGTTGAACTGGTTTCTGGCGAAACCCGAAATCCTCGCCAATGAAAAAGCCGACAAATTCCAGGTTGAACAATGGACCTTGGATGCTTTCTTAAAAGACTTTGAAAATTCAGAACAGGCCTCTGCTAAATTAAAAGCTGGTTTTATTCCATTTCCAGTTCATCCCTGGCAAAAACAGCACCTCTTGAAAAATTCAGTGGTGCAAAGTTATTTGCAAAAGGGTGATCTGCTTGATTTGGGGTCGGCCGACAAAAAATGGTATCCGACGACTTCATTGCGCTCGATTTACGGCGCGCACTCTCCGTACATGATGAAGTTTTCTTTGACCTTGCGTTTGACGAATTCCATTCGTCACCTGACTCCGGTCGAAGTGGTTCGTGGTCTGCAAGTTTATGATGTCTTTATGACGTCAAAGGCTCAGGAGTTTTCTCGTAAACATCCTCAATTCCACATCGTTTTTGAGCCGGCATTTATGGCCCTCAAAGATGCGGCGGGGGAAATTTTGACGGAATCCATTGTAGTCTGCCGTGAAAATCCCTTTACAGAAAATAACAATGAAGAAGCTGTCGTACTTTCGACATTGGCGCAGGATAACCCTTTGGGTGGTGAAAACCTGATTCAAAAGGCCATTCGTAAAGAAGCCGAAAAAACGCATCGTTCTTTACGCGAGATTTCTGAGCAGTGGTTTGCGCGTTATCTTGAGGTGGCTGTTAAGCCCTTGGTGCATGCTCAAGCCAATTACGGAATTCTTTTGGGTGCCCACCAGCAAAATCTGATTTTAAGCCTAAAAGCTAATTTTCCAGAAAAAGCTTACTTCCGTGATTGCCAAGGGACGGGATACAGCCACTTTGGTTTCTCATTGTACGGCAAAGATGTTTCCAGCCTAAAAATGGAAAACGGAAATATTCTGGATGATAAGGGCAATATCCTGTTTGCTTATTACCTTATGATCAATTCAACCTTTAATGTTATTGCAGCGATCGCCGCTGATGGCTGGGTCAGTGAAGATCAGTTGGTAACGGATTTGCGTAACTTTTTGTTGGCTATTCGTGCTTCGAATCCCCAGGATTTGTCTTGTTTGAACTATCTTTTGGATCACGCGGAAATCTGGCACAAAGGAAACTTCACTTGCAGCCTGCAAAATTTAAATGAAAACACGACGGCCAATCCATTGGCTATTTACAATCTGATTAAAAACCCCATTGCTGCGGCAATAACAGCAAAGGCTTAG
- a CDS encoding MFS transporter — protein MNLEILANLNTITFSALQILLFTLLPYLAETMHVSLSSVVATFSAGSFLFLWSSPYWAAKSDKVGRQPILLAGLMGLGISTLMLWALTQWGEKIGSVAVLVVLIISRLIYGLLASAVVPVAQALQVDLSESQSAMKAMISNSMSLNVGRSLGPIYVLVSGGQNMDQVLVGFLFWIVALLAVNVWALRQPAPQMKTAAAIESGVSAWGLAFNRMRWVFLLAVLFTSFIGILNSSLAVILKHSFSLSSQDSGVLMAKLLLVSAVIAVATQFLGRMFFKNPWQGALVLGALTLLAGSVLLQVMNMESQLWTAIVFLSVGIALVPPCYLTLMTTVDPEHVGLGRKAGIVSAANTIGYAVGGALAAFTLKIKIFSLEMLLVSLVVLMMVSIVVLYRQRTVVSGEA, from the coding sequence GTGAATTTGGAGATCCTGGCAAACCTTAATACGATCACGTTCAGTGCGCTGCAGATTCTGCTGTTCACGCTTTTGCCTTATTTGGCAGAAACGATGCATGTCAGTCTGTCCTCTGTCGTGGCGACATTCAGTGCCGGGTCGTTCCTGTTCTTGTGGTCTTCACCTTATTGGGCTGCAAAAAGTGATAAGGTCGGCCGTCAGCCAATTTTGCTGGCCGGTCTTATGGGGCTTGGCATTTCCACTTTGATGTTGTGGGCGCTTACTCAGTGGGGCGAAAAAATCGGATCGGTTGCGGTGCTGGTGGTTTTGATCATCAGTCGCCTGATTTATGGTTTGCTGGCTTCCGCTGTGGTTCCTGTTGCCCAAGCATTGCAAGTAGATTTGTCTGAATCCCAATCGGCGATGAAGGCGATGATTTCAAATTCAATGAGCTTGAATGTGGGTCGCTCTTTAGGGCCGATTTATGTTTTGGTCAGTGGGGGCCAAAATATGGATCAGGTTTTGGTGGGATTCTTATTTTGGATTGTGGCTTTGTTGGCAGTCAACGTGTGGGCTCTTCGTCAGCCAGCGCCACAAATGAAAACAGCTGCCGCTATAGAATCCGGGGTCTCCGCGTGGGGCTTGGCATTTAATCGTATGCGCTGGGTTTTCTTGTTGGCAGTTTTGTTCACAAGTTTCATCGGCATTTTAAATTCTTCATTGGCAGTCATCTTGAAGCACAGCTTTTCTTTATCCAGTCAGGACTCCGGTGTCTTGATGGCTAAATTGTTATTGGTGAGTGCTGTCATTGCTGTCGCAACCCAATTTTTAGGACGTATGTTCTTTAAGAATCCATGGCAGGGGGCTTTGGTTTTGGGAGCGTTGACCTTGCTTGCGGGCTCGGTTCTTTTACAAGTGATGAACATGGAATCACAGCTTTGGACTGCGATCGTATTTTTGTCAGTCGGTATCGCTTTGGTTCCACCTTGTTACTTAACTTTGATGACGACAGTGGATCCTGAGCACGTGGGCTTGGGGCGTAAAGCCGGTATCGTCAGTGCTGCGAACACCATCGGTTATGCGGTTGGCGGGGCGCTTGCGGCTTTTACTTTGAAAATTAAAATATTCTCGTTGGAAATGTTGTTGGTCTCATTGGTTGTTTTGATGATGGTCAGCATCGTGGTCTTATACCGTCAGCGCACCGTCGTGTCTGGGGAGGCATAA
- a CDS encoding PepSY domain-containing protein — translation MTLKTKAFRFFYKAHIYLGLFVAVHFIFLSISGSILLFKEEVEGSVHDAVAVTADQTSMSYSTLLSDVLKKFPGERPLAVFKDDEHENIVNVRLGMNDSKMFRGARKLMFDSHTGAELNAEAGKSSFMDWMLKLHREFFLGSYGKIYVGFIGLLYFFVMLSGFFIYGNFAKKVAFGEVRIKSPRHWFSDMHRYIGIGVFAWGLIIGATGFFLGISSTLIKVYQYQELKEINQQYKDIHGENDHAHNASVLDQVIKTSEQALPDAKVDYIAMPDTQFSPPNHFLVVMVGNTPQTERMTQLVVVDAATGTQGEVRELPWYMKITLASEPLHFGNYGGLFLKIVWLGFSLFSLLLPIFGLVIWYKRKKATQVKGVSMETRKLSESALFKNRFTTPLALFVVTAVMIIGAFILGGTFAVVSGYVLLIPLILTGVVVLRGKRGKS, via the coding sequence ATGACATTAAAAACAAAAGCCTTCCGATTCTTTTACAAAGCCCATATTTATCTCGGTCTATTCGTGGCCGTGCATTTTATTTTCCTCAGCATCAGTGGTTCCATTTTGCTCTTCAAAGAAGAAGTCGAAGGCTCCGTTCATGATGCGGTCGCCGTGACTGCGGATCAGACTTCAATGTCGTATTCGACTTTGTTGTCGGATGTTCTTAAGAAATTTCCTGGCGAAAGACCTCTTGCAGTTTTCAAAGACGATGAACACGAAAACATCGTGAACGTGCGTCTGGGGATGAACGATTCCAAAATGTTCCGTGGAGCTCGCAAGCTGATGTTTGATTCGCACACGGGGGCGGAGTTAAACGCGGAAGCCGGCAAAAGTTCTTTCATGGATTGGATGCTTAAACTTCACCGCGAGTTCTTTTTGGGTTCTTACGGGAAAATTTACGTGGGCTTTATTGGTCTGCTTTATTTCTTTGTGATGCTTTCGGGGTTTTTCATATATGGCAACTTTGCCAAAAAAGTCGCCTTCGGTGAAGTGCGTATCAAATCACCTCGTCATTGGTTTTCAGACATGCATCGTTACATCGGTATCGGTGTCTTCGCATGGGGATTGATTATCGGGGCGACGGGTTTCTTTCTGGGAATCAGTTCGACGTTGATCAAGGTTTACCAGTATCAGGAGCTGAAAGAAATCAATCAGCAGTACAAAGATATTCACGGAGAGAATGATCACGCCCACAACGCTTCTGTTTTGGATCAAGTGATTAAAACATCCGAGCAAGCTTTGCCGGACGCAAAGGTTGATTATATCGCGATGCCGGATACTCAGTTTTCTCCACCGAATCATTTCTTAGTGGTGATGGTGGGTAACACGCCACAAACAGAACGCATGACTCAGTTGGTGGTGGTGGATGCCGCAACTGGAACCCAAGGTGAAGTGCGCGAGCTTCCTTGGTACATGAAGATCACGTTGGCTTCAGAGCCGTTGCATTTTGGAAATTATGGCGGTCTGTTTTTGAAAATCGTCTGGTTGGGCTTTTCGCTCTTCTCGTTGTTGCTACCGATTTTTGGTTTGGTGATTTGGTATAAACGTAAAAAAGCCACTCAGGTCAAAGGGGTTTCCATGGAAACTCGCAAGCTGTCTGAAAGCGCATTGTTTAAAAACCGTTTTACAACTCCTTTAGCTTTATTTGTTGTGACCGCGGTCATGATCATTGGCGCCTTTATTTTGGGCGGCACATTTGCCGTGGTGTCAGGTTACGTTCTTTTGATTCCGTTGATTTTAACGGGAGTCGTTGTCCTGCGTGGTAAAAGAGGCAAATCGTGA
- a CDS encoding murein L,D-transpeptidase catalytic domain family protein, translating into MKVQFALVSALVSLATATAVAAPSSAVMAKIVSQGVPTDALDRMVRFLDENHGRSFQQSTYDCAKWPDSIRPCDDSERRPSTSVVTLEYPELVSIIDFTQPSTSRRFFLINLKSGDVIRYYVAHGKGSGSSNYATKFSNIKDSKQTSLGFYLAGGIYSGSYGRTMRMYGLQPSNDQAYNRDIVLHGAWYVGEDFINSKNPKTGQPFGRLGVSWGCPALSLAMASKVIPQLQQGSVILHYHKDLMEAAMTGNEVSVNEPSRKK; encoded by the coding sequence GTGAAAGTACAATTCGCTCTTGTAAGTGCATTAGTGTCTCTAGCGACAGCGACTGCGGTGGCGGCACCTTCTTCAGCAGTAATGGCTAAAATTGTTTCTCAGGGTGTTCCAACGGATGCATTGGATCGCATGGTTCGCTTCTTAGATGAAAACCACGGTCGCTCCTTCCAACAAAGCACTTATGATTGTGCAAAGTGGCCTGACAGCATCAGACCTTGTGACGATTCTGAACGTCGCCCGTCGACCTCTGTGGTGACGTTGGAATATCCGGAACTAGTATCCATCATTGATTTCACACAGCCCTCCACGTCTCGTCGTTTCTTTTTAATTAATTTGAAATCTGGCGACGTGATTCGTTACTACGTGGCTCACGGCAAGGGTTCGGGCAGCAGCAACTACGCGACTAAGTTTTCAAACATCAAAGATTCCAAACAAACATCGTTGGGCTTTTACCTGGCAGGGGGAATTTATTCCGGTTCATATGGCAGAACTATGCGCATGTACGGCCTGCAGCCTTCAAACGATCAAGCCTATAACCGCGACATCGTTTTACACGGCGCCTGGTACGTGGGTGAAGACTTCATCAACTCTAAAAATCCTAAAACGGGCCAACCCTTTGGTCGCTTGGGAGTGAGCTGGGGATGCCCTGCCCTTTCATTGGCGATGGCTTCTAAAGTAATTCCACAACTGCAACAAGGCAGTGTGATCCTGCACTACCATAAAGACTTGATGGAAGCCGCAATGACCGGCAACGAAGTCTCAGTAAACGAACCTTCCCGAAAAAAATAA
- the lpxC gene encoding UDP-3-O-acyl-N-acetylglucosamine deacetylase produces MFLQKTIRKKTMVNGIGIHSGDACTLTFRPAPPDTGVYFIRKDLPGSPSLKVTAKNVQATSHQTTIGGEAFSVATIEHCLSALSALRIDNLFIELDGPEIPICDGSAGEFLKALLEVGIVEQDQPRKYCYITEPIYFSEGEKHAYVVPYHGLRVTVTIDFAHPLIGKQTIDLDINEQSFGRDIASARTFGFLKDVEALQARGLAKGGSLDNCVVLDDGAVVNPEGLRWADEFVRHKALDALGDLVTLEMPLMGHVVLYKAGHDVMNKLVKKIWDSPTSYRHVELGADISEEVQRFSGWTLDAR; encoded by the coding sequence ATGTTCTTACAAAAAACGATTCGCAAAAAAACAATGGTGAACGGTATTGGTATCCACTCCGGGGATGCGTGCACTCTGACGTTCCGCCCGGCTCCACCAGATACTGGCGTTTATTTTATTCGTAAGGACTTGCCCGGTTCGCCATCACTTAAAGTCACTGCTAAAAATGTTCAAGCAACCAGTCATCAAACGACAATCGGTGGCGAGGCATTTTCGGTAGCTACAATTGAACACTGTTTGTCGGCTTTGTCGGCCCTTCGTATTGATAATTTATTTATCGAACTTGATGGCCCGGAAATTCCAATCTGCGATGGCAGTGCGGGGGAATTCCTAAAAGCACTTTTGGAAGTTGGCATTGTCGAGCAAGATCAGCCACGCAAATATTGCTATATCACAGAACCGATCTATTTCAGCGAAGGCGAAAAGCACGCGTATGTGGTTCCTTACCACGGCTTGCGTGTGACCGTGACGATCGATTTCGCTCATCCACTTATTGGCAAACAGACTATTGATCTGGATATCAACGAGCAATCTTTCGGCCGTGATATTGCCAGTGCCCGCACATTTGGTTTTTTAAAAGATGTCGAAGCTTTGCAAGCCCGTGGTTTAGCCAAAGGCGGCAGTTTGGATAACTGCGTAGTTCTGGATGATGGGGCCGTGGTGAACCCCGAGGGGCTTCGCTGGGCCGATGAATTCGTCCGTCACAAAGCCTTGGATGCTCTGGGAGACCTAGTGACTTTGGAAATGCCATTGATGGGTCATGTGGTGCTTTACAAAGCAGGCCACGACGTTATGAACAAGCTGGTTAAAAAGATCTGGGATTCCCCAACATCATATCGTCACGTCGAACTTGGCGCCGACATCAGCGAAGAAGTACAAAGATTTTCCGGATGGACCCTAGACGCTCGCTAA
- a CDS encoding asparaginase, whose product MLTRQPLVVEVLRGHVVESVHQVMVAVVNEAGHLLHGWGNTNYATYPRSAIKMLQALPLIESGAADKFELKDEWLALACASHRGEPKHLEALSAWAHKIGVAESALACGPHLPYNETAAHEFIRHNKKPTAFCNNCAGKHLALISTCLHLGEDYHGYEKHDHAAQKRLRNILTETMKVDHGKIPEGIDGCGIQTYAVPLQAIAIGMSIFINNHANERRKQAAQRLTRVVASNPFFIAGSDDFATSVIQKTQGRAIIKGGAEGVFAGFLPDKKVAFALKVADGAGRAAQFAASQVLLHLGGMNLDEGKALSKFTQPHITNWKGDTVGTLRIAKPQ is encoded by the coding sequence ATGCTTACAAGACAGCCTCTCGTCGTCGAAGTCCTCAGAGGACATGTGGTCGAGAGTGTTCATCAAGTCATGGTGGCTGTGGTGAATGAGGCTGGTCATCTTTTGCACGGGTGGGGTAATACCAATTACGCCACCTATCCGCGCAGCGCGATCAAGATGCTTCAAGCATTGCCTTTGATCGAATCTGGGGCTGCAGATAAATTTGAATTAAAAGACGAATGGTTGGCATTGGCTTGTGCTTCTCATCGAGGTGAACCCAAGCATTTGGAAGCCTTGTCCGCGTGGGCTCATAAAATTGGTGTTGCAGAAAGCGCGTTGGCCTGTGGTCCGCATCTGCCCTATAACGAGACTGCTGCTCACGAATTCATCCGTCATAATAAAAAGCCCACGGCATTTTGTAATAACTGTGCCGGAAAACATCTCGCGCTGATTTCGACATGTCTGCATTTGGGCGAGGACTATCATGGCTATGAAAAACATGATCACGCGGCTCAAAAAAGGCTGCGCAATATTTTGACTGAAACGATGAAAGTCGATCACGGAAAAATTCCTGAAGGCATTGACGGCTGCGGGATTCAAACCTATGCAGTGCCATTGCAAGCGATTGCTATCGGCATGTCGATATTCATTAATAACCACGCAAACGAGCGCCGAAAACAAGCGGCCCAACGTCTGACTCGCGTGGTGGCTAGCAATCCTTTCTTTATCGCTGGTAGTGACGATTTCGCCACAAGTGTGATTCAAAAGACACAGGGTCGTGCCATTATAAAAGGTGGAGCAGAGGGTGTTTTTGCAGGTTTCTTACCTGATAAAAAAGTCGCCTTCGCCCTGAAAGTCGCTGATGGCGCGGGTCGCGCGGCTCAGTTTGCGGCCTCGCAGGTTTTATTGCATTTGGGCGGAATGAATCTGGATGAAGGCAAGGCTCTCTCGAAATTCACTCAACCTCATATCACCAATTGGAAGGGTGATACTGTCGGCACCTTACGCATTGCTAAGCCCCAGTAG
- the ruvB gene encoding Holliday junction branch migration DNA helicase RuvB, which yields MSRIIEGSILEDEITESSSGGGGEKAWENELRPQDFAEFSGQDIVKDKIKVFVAAAKFRGEPLDHVLLSGPPGLGKTTLAQIIANDMGSDIKMTSAPAIDKKGDLAAILTSLKPNSVLFIDEIHRLSRHVEEYLYTAMEDYYIDIVTGDGLGARSMKFQLAPFTLVGATTRAGLLNPPFRDRFGIVERLQFYDKTALQKILIRSARKLNVEIDNDGAEEVARRARGTPRIANRLLKRVRDYAQVKGNGVVTQEIAIYALDQLGVDKHGLDLMDRRILSLIQEKYSGGPVGIDTIAAALSEERDTLEEVYEPFLIQEGFIQKTQRGRVITESAKKSVLEIIQAEN from the coding sequence ATGAGTCGCATTATCGAAGGCAGCATTTTAGAGGACGAAATCACTGAAAGCAGCAGCGGTGGCGGCGGCGAGAAGGCTTGGGAAAACGAATTACGTCCCCAGGATTTCGCAGAGTTTTCCGGACAAGACATTGTTAAAGATAAAATCAAAGTTTTCGTGGCGGCTGCAAAATTCCGTGGCGAACCTTTAGATCACGTTTTGCTATCGGGGCCTCCGGGGCTTGGTAAAACGACACTGGCGCAAATCATCGCGAACGACATGGGTTCTGACATCAAAATGACATCGGCGCCGGCGATCGATAAAAAAGGTGATTTGGCTGCGATCTTGACATCTCTTAAACCAAACTCTGTCCTTTTTATCGACGAGATCCACCGTTTAAGTCGTCATGTGGAAGAGTATCTTTACACGGCGATGGAAGACTACTACATCGACATCGTAACTGGTGACGGTCTGGGTGCGCGATCAATGAAATTTCAGTTAGCACCTTTCACATTGGTGGGGGCGACAACTCGAGCAGGACTTTTAAATCCTCCGTTCCGTGATCGTTTTGGGATTGTAGAAAGACTTCAGTTTTATGACAAAACCGCTCTTCAAAAAATCTTGATCAGATCGGCTCGCAAACTGAATGTGGAAATTGACAATGATGGAGCCGAAGAAGTGGCTCGTCGTGCGCGCGGAACGCCTCGTATTGCGAATCGCCTGTTAAAGCGTGTTCGTGATTATGCACAAGTAAAAGGCAATGGCGTCGTCACTCAAGAAATTGCGATATATGCTCTGGATCAGCTAGGGGTTGATAAGCACGGCTTGGATCTCATGGATCGTCGTATTTTGAGCCTGATCCAAGAAAAGTATTCCGGTGGGCCTGTAGGTATTGATACAATAGCTGCTGCGCTCAGTGAAGAGCGTGACACTCTTGAGGAAGTGTATGAGCCATTCCTAATCCAGGAAGGATTCATTCAAAAAACTCAACGCGGTCGCGTGATCACTGAATCTGCAAAAAAATCAGTTTTAGAAATCATCCAAGCGGAGAATTAA